From one Nothobranchius furzeri strain GRZ-AD chromosome 2, NfurGRZ-RIMD1, whole genome shotgun sequence genomic stretch:
- the LOC129165230 gene encoding uncharacterized protein, which translates to MEFLWIFCILFGSTAATPSAIIKPGPPTGMVLQDNPGLLITHCRIHTQRIVVRLDPWDVYHKHVIPAPPPHKSIIGTVQHAKRTTAYMLAQLQKFIVTEDDLGENNHPKRFLGGLIAAVSAVGSLFSVGLSAANTISLKTVQRHIAELQDEMPEIQGNLLLLDRKQEALTKTLQGTLVTVNLHSALINESLRAIKTLSDTIHQDIVYTRVVRDLMQDLLREIGSTLDSLVEGRIPAYLVPMDLLKDVLTAATPSTVHTSQIHLAYSLGSAIPIHVDAEKLELGFLLNVPIIETPHIYRLKSMLNVGFWKDGKHFHLKTPSFLAYQDADSKLYLTPNLDLCTKTKDIHWVCLGNPFVRDVANYQCGLRSDAPLQNCQATVTLKDVDMDTRVERAGDRWLISTPVDSALVTYDQHNVATELQLPNQTFFLSVPPGAIVHLENLALHHLNLEQHDSEIEIMDAFQGYNFTIDLEIDQQLLIEGTKLVKFTQTPRELTLAPMNRYPRRYIDTDYTTLICTLVALGMGWLITAVMAYSAYRRVKKLQDKMHLLTYGVPRDRVRGDSKRECTTPV; encoded by the coding sequence atggagttcctctggatcttctgcatcctctttggatcaacggcagcaactccatcagccatcattaaaccaggaccaccaaccgggatggtcctccaagacaaccccggattgttgatcacacactgccgcattcatacgcaacgtatcgttgtccgtttggacccatgggacgtctatcacaaacacgtgataccggcccctcctcctcacaagtccattattggtactgttcaacatgccaagcgcaccaccgcttacatgttggcacaacttcaaaaatttatagtcactgaagatgacctcggagaaaataaccacccaaaaaggtttctaggtggactcatcgctgcggtgtccgcggtgggttccctcttttcagttggactttcggcggctaacacaattagtcttaagactgtccaacgacacattgccgaactccaggacgagatgccagagatccaggggaacctcctcctcctagaccgcaaacaagaagctcttactaaaaccttacagggtactcttgtaacggtcaacctacattctgctctgattaatgaatctctacgtgcaatcaagactttgtctgacaccatacatcaggatattgtgtacacacgagtggtgagagatttgatgcaggacctgctcagggaaattggttctactctggacagcctggttgaaggtcgcattcctgcgtacttggtaccaatggatctgctcaaagatgttttgactgctgctactccctccactgtacacacttcacaaatccacctagcgtacagcctaggcagtgcaattcccattcacgttgatgcagaaaaattagaactcggtttcctgttaaatgttcccataattgagacacctcacatctataggcttaagtccatgctaaacgttggtttttggaaagacggtaaacatttccaccttaaaactccgagcttccttgcttaccaagatgctgatagcaaactctatctaactcctaacttagatttatgcacaaaaaccaaagatattcactgggtgtgtcttggtaacccatttgtccgagacgttgccaattatcaatgcggcctcaggagcgatgcgcccctgcagaattgccaagctacggtcacgttaaaagatgttgacatggataccagagtggaacgtgcaggtgacagatggcttatcagcaccccagtagactcggcccttgtaacttatgaccagcataacgttgccactgagttacaactgccgaaccaaacctttttcctctcagttccgccaggtgcaattgtacacctggaaaacctggcactccatcacctcaacctcgaacagcatgattcggagattgagatcatggacgctttccagggttataactttaccatcgatttagaaattgaccaacaattactgattgaaggaaccaaacttgttaagttcacacaaaccccgcgtgaacttactttggcgcccatgaatagatacccaagacgctacattgacacagattataccaccttaatctgcacattggtcgccctggggatgggatggctcatcacggccgtgatggcttattccgcctacaggcgtgttaagaaacttcaagataagatgcacttgctcacctacggtgtgcctcgtgaccgcgttcggggagactccaagcgtgaatgtaccacacctgtctaa